The following nucleotide sequence is from uncultured Draconibacterium sp..
TATTCGAGTACGACAAAATTTTATTGTTGGCGGGTTTTGTCCATTCGGCATCAAGATCTTCCATTTTCCACGAGAAACGGGCTCCGGGCGATGTTACCCCAATTGGCAGCATTTCCAGGCTAATGGTATTCTGAGCATATTTTAACGACAGTTTTTCAAGATCGTTTAAAGGTTTTATAAGCAATGGAGATTCAAGTTCGCGAATTGAACGCCCCGAAACGCTAAGTTCCTGCAAGAATATACTTCCTTTATTCTGAACTGGTTTAATTTCGTTCGGGTTAAAAATTAATGCACCATTATTGGTTCCCATAATTAATTTTTCTCCATCATCGAGCACCTGAATGGCCCTCAGGTTATACGATACAGTACTTACTGCAGGCAGGGCGTTAAAGGTTAGAATCGATCGGTCGGTTTGTTTTAAACGGCAAAGTCCTTGTTCGGTTCCAATCCAGAAATATCCATCCATGTACTGAATACTTGAAACAAAATTTGATGGCAAACCGTCATCTACGGTAAAGTTCTGCTGTTCGCGAGTAATAAAATCGTATCGAATTATACCACTCCCCACAGTACAAAGCCAAGCCACATTGTCTTTCAGAAAAATATCGTTCACAATGTAACCTTCTACAATGTTTTCGGTTCGTCCTGAATTTTTATCAAATTGAATTAATCCGTTGGTGTTTCCAATCAGCAATTTGTTATCCTTATAATTCAGCAACTTGCCCACCGTTGCGTTCCCAAACGATCTGTACGTATCTGTTTTAATCTCATAACAGATTAAATCTCCACGAACGCCACCAATCCAGAATTTGCCATCTTTATCGTCAATTATTTCGAATACATAATTATTACCAAACTTCCCATTGGTTGATTCAACGCTCAGGTGTTTTAATTCTGCACCTGTTTTATTGTCCAGCAAATAAACGCCCGATGAGTACGAACCGGCCCATATACGCCCCCGGCTATCCTCTTTTATGGTTAAAAATACCTGTGCATGCTTTTCATTATTGTGATAAAAGGATTTCCACTGTCCGGTAGCGTTATTCCTAAAACTGATTCCATTATTGGTTGCAAACCAGAAATTCCCGTTACTGTCTTCCAACACTGCGTTAACATCGTTATTTACAAGCGAGTTATCGTTGTTTGCAATATGATTAATTCGGCTTATAATCGGATTTGCCACATCAAAATATGAAACTCCACCACTATAGGTACATACCCACACACGGTTATTATTGTCGCGGTGAATATCATAAACGCCATTCCCTTTTAACGATCCAATATTGTCAGCGTTCTCTTTCATTACGGCAAGAACATCATGGCTCTTTTTATCCAACTCCCAAACACCTTGCCCATCGATACCAATTAACACCGATGATGCTGTAAAATTCTCTATAGCCAATATTGGCTGGCTGGGTATATCCTCAATAGGAGTCAGTTTCTGTTCCGCTTTGCTATCAAAGATAAAAAGCCCACTGCCCATAGTTCCTATCCACCAAAGATCCTGCTGTTCGTCATGTACCAATGTGGAAATATTATACCCCTCACCAACAGCAAATTGATAAAAGGGTTTGTAAACCAATTCATGAATACTGAATAGTCTCAACTCATTACGTTCAGCATAAATGATGTTTTCGTTATCGTACCAGGTCATTGCCAAAACGTTATTTACCGCAGTGGTTGCCTTAAGCCCATTTTCTTCACTGAAATAATACAATCCGGTAGTTGTCGAAATCCATAAACGTTTTTCGTCATCGACAAGCATTCCTGAAACTCCTAAATAGGGATTTCGAAGAACCCGCGACAAATTGATAAGTAATTCAAAACGGTCCTTAATGGAATTGTATTTGAATATCTGCCCGGCATTGGTATAAACAAAGAGTATATTTTGGCTGTAGGTTAATTCAGCAGTTATCACATTTGTGCTTTCATACGGAAGCTGGTAAATTCTGATATCGTCTTCAGTATATCGAATAATCCCCATTTTCGACGACACCCAGATAAAGCCATTATCGTCGCCACATACTGAATTGGTTTCACGCAAAGAAACTCCAAATTTGTCGTTGAGGTTATAAATATGGACATTATTCTTGTTTTGAGCTATAGATAAACTAGCAAGCAACAAGCAAAACAGGCTTAATAGTATGTAACTTTTCATCCTCATCATTACCCTCCAAAATTATTGTCCTCACTGCAATGATAGGAAAAAAGATATTCTCAAAAAAACAAAAACCTTTGCTTAACAGTAAAAAATATCCCTGCAGATATACCTGTTTAACAGAAATGAACAGGAAATGGTTCGTAAGGCTCAAGTTTGTAGGTTTTGTTTACCAAGTACCAATCCAACACTAATAGTTAATAAACCAACAATCTCCATTCGCTTATCGATTTCATTAGTTTCCAGGAGAGACACAAATCCTTATTGTGCTTTTGGCGGTAACGTAATCATTTCTCTGGTGTACAACTCGATTTATTTGTGTTTCACAAAAGTTTATATGGCCTAATCAATTTAATCATTTGGCCCGAAATGGTTTAAATATGTACTGAAAATCAAAGCCGTCAGATTATATACTAAAGCAAAGCAGCTGTATTTGTATTACATATTATATTATACCGTATAATAAAGGGTATAATGCGGGCTAAAAATTAAAAAACAAGCAGTCTCCATTCATCGCAAAACAGCCGTTTCGACTTACATTCATGCAATTTGACAACATATTGACACCATTAAATATCAATTGCATCTTTTTGTAAAAAAATACAATATTGTAATTTTTTACATTTTTGTCATACATATTACAAAAATACTTTATATTTGAGGACCTTCTTCTGACAAAATAGAAGAAAGTCAACAACCTGATTACCTAAAAAACGATTAATGAAAACAGTAAAACGGTATCTGGCTCTTGATGTTCTGCGCGGTTTAACCATAGTGGCAATGATCACGGTTAATAATCCCGGTAGTTGGTCGCACATCTATCAACCTCTAAAACACTCGGCATGGAACGGGTGCTCACCGACCGACCTCGTCTTTCCTTTTTTCCTATTTATCGTGGGAGTTTCTATGTACTTTTCATTTTCAAAGTACGGGAATACCTTAAATCAGGAATCATTAAAACGCCTGGTAAAAAGAACCGTTTTAATTTTTGCCATCGGTTTGTTTCTTAATTCATTTCCACAATGGTCCAGAGATTTCTCAACACTACGGATACTGGGTGTACTTCAGCGAATAGCTATCGTTTACGGAATTGCATCGTTAATAGTACTCTCCGCTAAAAAATCGTGGTTGCCCTATATTTCCGCAGCCATATTATTAATCTATTGGGCTACCCTGTTTTACTTTGGCAACGAAACACCATTTAGTTTAGAAGGAAATGCAACAATACGTTTCGACCAGGCAATTCTTGGCGAAAACCACATGTATCATGGTTTTGGCATTCCTTTCGATCCTGAAGGCCTGCTTAGTACCATTCCGGCAATTGTTACTGCACTGTTGGGTTATATTGCAGGTGCCTTTATCCATAAAGCTGAAGAAAACAAAATACCGAAACTGCTTCTTTTTGCCGGGCTGACAGGTATCGCTGCCGGATTATTGTGGGGATTGGTTTTCCCGATTAACAAACCACTATGGACAAGCTCTTATGTGTTATATACAGCAGGTTGGGCTTCTGTTGTACTGGCAGCACTCATTTGGATTATCGATATAAAATCATACAAAAAATGGACATCCTTTTTTGTGGTTTTCGGAATGAACCCACTGTTCATTTTTGCGCTCTCGGGATTATGGGCCAATACTCTTACACGTATAATAAAATTCACGAATAGCGAAGGGCAGTTAACCAACGGATACAACTGGCTTTATCATCAGGTATTTGAACCACTGGCAGGGCCATTAAACGGTTCACTACTTTTTGCACTTACGCATGTCGCCTTCTTCTGGCTGATTGCCCGAATCCTCTACAAAAAGAAAATATTCATAAAAGTTTAAACCGTAATAAATTCTATTTTTTAACAGCATACAGAAATGATCTGGAACATAAAACAAACTGTCTTACTACTACTTGTATTTTTTGCAATCGAGGGAACAGCCATGGCGCAAACACAGCCCGCTGAAACCGACAAAAACCATTGGATAGATTCTGTATTTCAATCTCTATCGGCTGAGCAGCGCATAGCTCAGTTAATTTGGATAAACACTGCAGCAGATAAAAACATATCCAACCAGCTAAAAGTAGCCGGATTGATTAAAAAATATAATCTGGGAGGCGTAATTTTTTTTACCGGCGATCCGGTGAAACAAGCGGAACTCACCAACTTTTATCAGGCTTCGGCACAAACGCCGCTTTTTGTTGCCATGGACGCCGAATGGGGAGCAGGAATGCGACTTCACGATGTAATGCCTTTTCCGTACAATATGATGATGGGGGCCTCGCACAATCCGGAGTTAATTAAACAAGCCACCACCGAAATGGCCAAACAAATGAAGCGTTTGGGAGTTCAGGTTAGCCTTGGCCCCGTTGTCGATATAAATACACAGCCATTAAATCCAATTATCGGAATGCGCTCGTTTGGCGAATCGCCAAAACAAGTTGCAGCCTGTGGCATAGCTTATATGCGAGGCTTGCAGGAAAATAATATTCTGGCCATTGCCAAACATTTCCCCGGCCATGGAGATACTCAATCGGATTCGCACCTTACACTTCCACTTGTTCCGTATTCGCGTGAACGATTAGATTCCGTTGAGTTGTATCCGTTTAAAGAATTGACCCAAAAAGGAGTTGCCGGTGTGATGAGTGCCCATTTAAATGTTCCTGAAATCGACAGCACAAAAGGGATTCCATCCAGCCTGTCGGTCAAAATACTCAATGGAATTCTTCGCGATGAATGGAATTACCATGGACTGGTTGTTACCGATGCCATGAATATGGCCGGTGCAAAAAGTTTTGGAGAACCCGGCGAAATTGAGGCGCTGGCGCTAAAAGCCGGTAACGATGTGATTGAATTTCCGAAAGATGTGGAACTAACGATTACCGGAATTAAAAAAGCCATTGAATCAGGGCTGTTAACACAAGATGAAATAGATTTTAAATGCCGGAAAGTACTGGCTGCCAAATACGATGCAGGTTTAAATAAATCGGCTCCAGTTTCGCGGGTCAATCTCATGGAGGAATTAAACACCCCACAAGCCGAACTGGTAAAAAGAAAATTGATCGAAGCTTCGTTAACGCTACTGGAAAACCAAAACGATTTGATTCCGCTTAAACGACTCGACTCGTTAAAAATAGCTTGCCTGACCGTTGGAGAGACAACAGCAACTCCTTTCCAGTCGATGCTTTCGAAATATACAAAAACAGATAACTTCTTTCTTCCTGAGCAGTTTTCGGAAGAAGAACTAAATGCTGTAAAAGCTAAACTTCAGGATTATAACCTGGTAATTGCCGGCCTGCATTTGTACGAAAGCAAAACCAGACGGTCGATGCAGGTGGGCAGCCTGCAAAAGGCAAGACCCAAAAGGCCTTATGGCTTAACTAACGAAACCGAAAATCTGCTGCATTATCTGTCGAATAACAAAAAGTCAATCGTTGTATTCTTTTCCAGTCCGTATGCCCTAACCGAAGTCGGTAATTTTACTCCTCCGGCCGGATTAATTATGGCTTATCAAAAAGATTCGCTGGTACAGGAATTAGCTGCACAGCAAATTTTTGGCGGCATTGGAGCATCGGGGAAACTTCCGGTTACGCTTGGCAACTACTATAAAATTGGCGACGGGCTACACATCAGCAAGCCGGTTCGTTTGAAATACACCATTCCTGAAGAGGCTGGAATGAATAGCACACGATTGAATCACCGTATCGATTCACTTGTTAGCGATGCGATTGCTAAACGGGCGACACCGGGCTGCAGTGTTCTGGCGGCAAAAGATGGAAAAATAGTATTCAGAAAAACCTACGGCTACCATACCTACAACAACCGTATTCCTGTTTCGGAAAACGATCTTTACGATCTGGCTTCGGTAACCAAGGTTTCGGGAGCACTGGCTGCCGTGCTCAAACTTAACGATGAAGGGAAAATCAATATTGATGATAAATTTTCGGCTTATTGGCCCGACTGGAAAAAACGTTTGTTTCACTCGTCAGACAAAGCGAATCTGGACTGGCGCGAGATTCTGGCCCATCAGGCGGGGCTAATCCCCTACCTCAATTATTGGAAGGAAACAGCAAAAGACGGACAGCTAAAGAAACGTTGGTATTCCGTTCAAAAAACAGACGATTATCAGCTGGAAGTAGCTCCGAACCTGTTTCTTAAAAACGATTTCAAGAAAAAGATCTACAAGGATATCCGGAAATCAAAGTTGAATCCTCCGGGTAAATACGTTTACAGTGGCTTATCATTTCTCCTGATTCCGCAAATCACCGAAAATCTCTCAGGGCAAGCTTACACAGACTTTTTAGATGCCAATTATTACCATCCACTAGGGGCCTATAACATTACCTATAATCCGCTAAATAAATTTCTTAAGAGCCGCATTGTTCCAACAGAATACGATTCGTACTACCGAAAACAACAAATTCAGGGCACAGTGCACGACGAAGCTGCTGCTGTTTTTGGTGGCGTGGCAGGGAATGCAGGCCTTTTTGCCAATGCCAACGATCTGGCCAAACTAATCGAGATGTTCATGCAAATGGGCACATTCGGCGGTGAACAGTATCTGAGTCAGGCCACCATGAAAGAATTTACAAGTGTTCAGTTTCCGGAAAACAACAACCGCCGGGGATTGGGCTTTGACAAACCGCTACTGAACAACAACGAACTTAGCCCGGAGCAAAGTTATCCATGTCCGGGAGCGAGCCCCGAAAGTTTCGGGCATTCCGGGTTTACCGGAACATTTGTTTGGGTCGATCCTACTTATAACCTGATTTACATCTTCCTGAGCAACCGTGTTTACCCAACGCGCGAGGGAAATGTGCTTGGAAAACTGAATGTTAGAACCAATATTTTACAGGCATTTTACGATGAAATGGAAAGGTAGTGCCCCAAAATAAACTAACGCTACTAATTAATCATGCAACACACTAATGTATTGATTTGCTTTATCTTGAGCTATACACAATGAATGTGAACATTATGAAAACAAACATTAATTTAATTAAAATTCAAAATCCTTATCTATCATGAAGAAAGGCTTATTATTTATTCTTTTTCTGTGCATGGGCATTATGGTTTTTGCGCAGAAACGTCAGATTTCCGGTGTAATACGGGAAGAGTCGACAAATGAACCACTACCAGGTGTCTCGATCCTTGAAAAAGGAACCACCAATGGTGTTGTTACAAATATTGACGGGCAGTACCAAATTACCGTCAGTGCTAACGCCACCATAAAAGTTAGTTTTATTGGTATGGAACCTCAGGAAGTTGTAATTGGAGATGCATCCACCTACAATTTCTCGCTAAAGCCTTCGTCGGAAGAACTGGATGAAGTAGTTGTGGTGGGTTTTGGAATTCAGAAAAAAACCAACTTAACAGGTGCCGTTGCATCAGTTAACACCAAAGAACTGGAAGCAAGACCAATACCCGATGTAGGTCGTGGTTTGCAAGGTCTTACTCCGGGTTTAAACGTTGTTGTTCCAAGTGGAGAAATTGGCTCCGACCCCATTTTAAAAATTCGTGGTCAGCTTGCATCATTTGAAGGAGGCAACGCTCCTCTAATCTTGCTCGACAACGTTGAAATACCTTCTATACAGCTGGTTAATCCCGACGACATTGCTTCTATTTCTGTTCTGAAAGATGCTGCGTCAGCATCGATTTATGGAGCAAAAGGAGCTTTTGGTGTCATCCTTATTACCACGAAAAAAGGAGCTTCATCCGAAAGCGTAAATATCTCTTACTCTGCAAACCTTTCGTTCCAGAACATTTCGAAAAAAATTGAAATGGGTGGTGTTGAAGCGTTGGAGTATTCAATTCTGGCAGCCGAAAGAGTTGGTGCAACTGCTACTGGTGCTTTCTGGAAAGTTACCCGCGACAGCTACGAAAGAGCAGCACAATGGGAAGAACAATGGGGTGATGTTGTAAAACCAAACGACCCAATGCTTTACGGACGCGACTGGTATGTTGACGCCAACGGTTACAAACTTGGTTTGCGTACTTACGATCCTTATGACTATATGATTGAAGAATGGACACCAAGTCAGCAACATAACCTTTCGGTTAACGGAAAAACAGGCAAAACCGATTTTAATATTGGCTTTGGTTACCTCGACCAAAATGGGATGATGAAAACTGCTAAAGAAGATGACTTTAAACGTTACAACGGTTCGGTAAAAGTTGGAACAGAAGTGAACAGCTGGTTAAAAGTTCACGGAGGATCGATTTTCTCAAAACGCATAAAAAGATACCCTTATGCAACGGCTTCTACCACTGCCGATCCATGGTTATACCTTTACCGCTGGAGCCCTATTTATCCGTTAACAACCGAAGAGGGAGACCCGATCAGGAGCCCCGTTTCGGAAGTTGCACAGGCTAATACAGCATTTCAGGAAACCAATTACACCAGCATGAACGGTGGTTTCGTTATTACTCCGGTAGACGACTGGAATATTAACTTCGATTATACCTATGCCAACCAGGAGTATATTAACAAACGTCCCGGAACACGTTACACAGCTCGTAACAGCTGGAGTTCGGCATTGCCAAAATACGACGAAAGCGGCAGCCGTATCTATGTAAACAATGCCGGCGAGCAAGTGGCTTCAACTGCCGATGGCGCTATGGAAGCTTACGAACTGAACTTACTGACATACACAGGAGTTGGTGCCAACCCCGACCGTGTTTTCCGTATTGCTCAAAACAAAAAGTGGTCGACACTTAACCTGAATACCACTTACGATCTAACTTTAGACGAAATTCACAAGTTTAATTTTATGGCCGGAATGAACAGGGTAGCGTACGACGTTGCTTCAAACTGGTCGCAAAAAACTGAATTAATCGACTATAACAACCCCCAGTTCGACCTGGCTACCGGTACTCAAACTGCCGGAGGAAGCGAAGCATGGGAGTCGCAACTTGGATTTTTTGGCCGTATAAACTATAACCTGAAAGACAAATACCTTTTAGAAGCCAACCTCCGTTACGATGGTACTTCTAAATTCCCTACCGATCTTCAGTGGCGTTGGTTCCCTTCGTTCTCTGCCGGATGGCGTGTTAGCGAAGAAGACTGGATGAAAAATTTGCAACCAGTACTTAGCTCGTTAAAACTTCGCGGATCGTGGGGTACAATTGGCGACCAGACTGTAAACAACTCATTGTATATCCCAACCATGTCGGGCGGATACAACAACTGGATTATTGGCGGTTCAAAACTTTATGATTTCGGAACGCCTGCTTCAGTAGCTGCATCAATTACCTGGCAAGATATTACAACACTCGACTTAGGTTTCGACGCTCGTCTCATCGATAACAAGCTGGGAATTTCATTCGACTGGTACCAGCGCGATACTGAAAATATGATCGTTCCTCAGGAAGGACTTCCAACTACCTATGGTACATCCGCACCAAAAGGCAACTTTGGTTCGTTGCGTACCAACGGATTTGAATTGCAGCTAGATTACAACCACCGTTTCCGCAATGGAGTAGGCTTAAATGTAGTGGCAACAGTTGCCGATGCAAAAACAAAAATTACCAAATACGGATCGACACAGGTTGTTGACAGCTGGTATGTTGGAAAAACTTACGGAGAGATCTGGGGTTATGAAACAGATCGTTTGTACCAGACTGACGACTTTGTATACGAAAATGGCGAATTGGTAACAGTAACATCAACCGACGACAGAAACGTTTATCAGCTTACTGATTCAAATGCACCGACACAGGGCTACCTGCAATCGGGTAACTTTATGTATGGCCCCGGCGATGTGAAATTTAAGGATCTGAATGGCGACGGAGTTATTAACGATGGCAGCCGCCTGTTGGACGACCATGGCGATTTGAAAAAAATCGGTAACAGCACACCTCGCTACGAATACAGTTTCAGAATTAATACCGACTACAAAGGTTTCGACTTGTCAGTATTCCTTCAAGGTGTTGGAAAACGCGATGTTTGGGGTAACGGATTCTTTGCAATTCCTGGTTTTAACGCATCAGACGGTGCAATGCCTGAGGCAATGGCTACTGATTTCTGGAGAGAAGACCGCACAGATGCCTTCTACCCACGCCCATATAATAACGCTAACAGTAATAATAAGCTCAACATGGTAAGACAATCACGCTATCTGCTCGACATGTCGTACCTGAGAATTAAAAACATCACTTTTGGTTATACGCTGCCAACTCAATTGGTTGAAAAAGCAAATCTGAGTAGCCTGCGTGTTTATGTATCGCTCGAAAACTTCTTCACTTTCGATAATTTGCGTGACCTGCCAATCGATCCGGAAGAGATTTCAGGTTATTCAATGTGGAACAGCAGCAACTATAACTTAAGTCGCACAGGTATTGGAACACCAACCTTTAAAAGTGCGTCAATTGGTCTTCAGTTAAATTTCTAAAATCGACACAATCATGAAAAAATATAGTTTAATATTAATAACACTGGTCTTACTGGCATTTAGCAGTTGCGACGATTTTCTTGACAGACCGTCGCTTACCGAAATGAACGACGAGACCTACTGGACCTCGGAAAACAACCTTCGTTTGTTTGCCAATGGTTTTTACGAAAATTACTTTGTTGGATATAACTCATCATGGAGTTCGTCTTACACACCACTTCGCAGTTACTATTTCTCCGACGATTTTACTTCTCGCGGAAAACAGGGCGGTTTTGAGACACAAGCTCCTTCGTCCAGAGCGAGTACAAGTTCAACTCCCAGCATGATGACAACTTATGCGGGGCCAAGTTGGAACTTCTCGTGGGTAAGAAAATCGAATCTGTTTTTGGACAGAATTGAAAATATGCAAGCCGGTATACTTACCGAAGATGCACAAAACCATTGGACTGCTGTTGCCCGCTTTTTCAGAGGATACGAGTACAGCCGCCTTGTAAGTGTATTTGGCGATGTTCCTTACTATGGTAGCGTAATTGCAGACACTGAACTGGATGTTTTATACAAAGACCGCGATGACCGTACCGAGGTGATGGATAAAGTTTACGAAGACTTTGAATATGTTTTGGCCAACATGAGACTATCGGATGGCGATGCGCTATATCTTAACCGCTACACCGCTGCCGGATTTATTTCGCGCTTTATGTTGTTCGAAGGAACCTGGCAAAAGTACCACCTGAACAACACGGATAAAGCCAGCAAATATTTGCAAATGGCTGTTGATGCCGCGGCTATCGTAATGGAATCGGGTAAATACTCTTTTTCAAGCGATTTTCGCTCGCTTTTCGGATCTCAGGATCTGGCCGGAAACCCCGAAGTTATTATGTACCGCCACTACGATGCAGCACTGGGTGTAACACATACTGTTGCTTCTTATTCGAATATAACAGAAGGACAAGGTACTGCAGCAAACCTTGCATTGGCAAAAGCATTTATTTGTACCGATGCAAATCCGTACCAGCTTTCTTCGGTTGAAAATGCCGACAAACTGGATATTCAAAATATAATTGCTACCCGCGATCCACGTTTTGAAGCCACTTTCTGGGATACTCCAAAGAAAGAATCGGCTACCTTGTTGTATGCCGATAAATTTATCGACAGAGTTGGCCCAACTTACTATGGTTCAGGTTATCCTCCAATGTACGGTTCGAACACCAATACCAACGATGCTCCGGTTATGCGTTTGGCAGAGGTTGTTTTAAACTGGATTGAAGCAAAAGCCGAGCTGGCAACTATGGGTGGTGCTGTAGTTACTCAGGCTGATATTGATGCTTCTATCAATGCTATTCGCCAGCGCCCCTTGGATGATGTTGCAATTGAAAAAGGCATTACACAAACAGCACCGCTATTACTTAGCGCATTGCCCGACGATCCTTCACGTGATGCAGATGTTCCTGCATTAATATGGGAAATCAGACGCGAACGCCGTATGGAATTCGTATACGAGCACTCTCGTCTGCTCGACATCAAACGTTGGAATAAAATCGACTACATGAAGGCTTCTGAAAATCCGGATATCATGCGTGGTTTATGGATTGATTTTCAGGCAGAATTCCCGGAATGGCTGGTTGCGGAAAAAGAAGGCGTTTTAAGAGTAGAAAATGAAAATGGAACAATTGTTACCTATGATGGTACAAACGCTGCTGAAATGGTGGGTTATTTTGTTCCTGAAAGTATTGCCGAACGCGACGAATTTACCGATCGAGTATATCTTGCTCCAGTAGGAAATGCACAAATCAGTGAATACGCTGACAAAGGCTACACATTGAGTCAAACACCAGGATGGAACTAGAAATATAGCCTGGACAAATACTTTAGAGGCTGCTTTATATTATATCGCAGCCTCTTTTTTTTAATCAATAAAATTATCTGGAATGAAACAGTATGTAATATCAGGTCTATTTCTTCTTTCGTACATCCTTATTACCGGATGCGCCGGTACGACTAAAACTTCGCCACAGGAGGTAGTTGTTGGTGCCAAGCTCACAGATTCGTATCTCCCGCTGCTCGAAAATAAAAACGTTGGGTTGGTTATCAATCAAACCTCGGTTATTGATTCTATCCACCTTATCGATTATCTCTTTAACAAGGGGGTTGCCATAAAAGGTATTTATGCGCCGGAACATGGCTATAAAGGCAACGTAGAACGCGGGAAGCACGTTGATGGAACAACTGATCCGGATACCGGAATTCCAGTACACTCGTTGTATGGCAAGCACCGTAAACCTACACCTGAAATACT
It contains:
- a CDS encoding RagB/SusD family nutrient uptake outer membrane protein; translation: MKKYSLILITLVLLAFSSCDDFLDRPSLTEMNDETYWTSENNLRLFANGFYENYFVGYNSSWSSSYTPLRSYYFSDDFTSRGKQGGFETQAPSSRASTSSTPSMMTTYAGPSWNFSWVRKSNLFLDRIENMQAGILTEDAQNHWTAVARFFRGYEYSRLVSVFGDVPYYGSVIADTELDVLYKDRDDRTEVMDKVYEDFEYVLANMRLSDGDALYLNRYTAAGFISRFMLFEGTWQKYHLNNTDKASKYLQMAVDAAAIVMESGKYSFSSDFRSLFGSQDLAGNPEVIMYRHYDAALGVTHTVASYSNITEGQGTAANLALAKAFICTDANPYQLSSVENADKLDIQNIIATRDPRFEATFWDTPKKESATLLYADKFIDRVGPTYYGSGYPPMYGSNTNTNDAPVMRLAEVVLNWIEAKAELATMGGAVVTQADIDASINAIRQRPLDDVAIEKGITQTAPLLLSALPDDPSRDADVPALIWEIRRERRMEFVYEHSRLLDIKRWNKIDYMKASENPDIMRGLWIDFQAEFPEWLVAEKEGVLRVENENGTIVTYDGTNAAEMVGYFVPESIAERDEFTDRVYLAPVGNAQISEYADKGYTLSQTPGWN
- a CDS encoding TonB-dependent receptor; its protein translation is MKKGLLFILFLCMGIMVFAQKRQISGVIREESTNEPLPGVSILEKGTTNGVVTNIDGQYQITVSANATIKVSFIGMEPQEVVIGDASTYNFSLKPSSEELDEVVVVGFGIQKKTNLTGAVASVNTKELEARPIPDVGRGLQGLTPGLNVVVPSGEIGSDPILKIRGQLASFEGGNAPLILLDNVEIPSIQLVNPDDIASISVLKDAASASIYGAKGAFGVILITTKKGASSESVNISYSANLSFQNISKKIEMGGVEALEYSILAAERVGATATGAFWKVTRDSYERAAQWEEQWGDVVKPNDPMLYGRDWYVDANGYKLGLRTYDPYDYMIEEWTPSQQHNLSVNGKTGKTDFNIGFGYLDQNGMMKTAKEDDFKRYNGSVKVGTEVNSWLKVHGGSIFSKRIKRYPYATASTTADPWLYLYRWSPIYPLTTEEGDPIRSPVSEVAQANTAFQETNYTSMNGGFVITPVDDWNINFDYTYANQEYINKRPGTRYTARNSWSSALPKYDESGSRIYVNNAGEQVASTADGAMEAYELNLLTYTGVGANPDRVFRIAQNKKWSTLNLNTTYDLTLDEIHKFNFMAGMNRVAYDVASNWSQKTELIDYNNPQFDLATGTQTAGGSEAWESQLGFFGRINYNLKDKYLLEANLRYDGTSKFPTDLQWRWFPSFSAGWRVSEEDWMKNLQPVLSSLKLRGSWGTIGDQTVNNSLYIPTMSGGYNNWIIGGSKLYDFGTPASVAASITWQDITTLDLGFDARLIDNKLGISFDWYQRDTENMIVPQEGLPTTYGTSAPKGNFGSLRTNGFELQLDYNHRFRNGVGLNVVATVADAKTKITKYGSTQVVDSWYVGKTYGEIWGYETDRLYQTDDFVYENGELVTVTSTDDRNVYQLTDSNAPTQGYLQSGNFMYGPGDVKFKDLNGDGVINDGSRLLDDHGDLKKIGNSTPRYEYSFRINTDYKGFDLSVFLQGVGKRDVWGNGFFAIPGFNASDGAMPEAMATDFWREDRTDAFYPRPYNNANSNNKLNMVRQSRYLLDMSYLRIKNITFGYTLPTQLVEKANLSSLRVYVSLENFFTFDNLRDLPIDPEEISGYSMWNSSNYNLSRTGIGTPTFKSASIGLQLNF